A part of Desulfonatronovibrio magnus genomic DNA contains:
- a CDS encoding ABC transporter permease, whose amino-acid sequence MILLKRLFSKLLWLTTVLLGITILSFWIIHLAPGSPTDMQTTLSPTAGAEARERLEKIYGLDQPIHIQYINWLQRIVKLDFGRSLSGDSRPVWDRIKERIPLTLSLNIISLILILGISIPIGVFSALYQGGWFDRCMTIFVFIGFAMPSFWLALLLMMAFGIYWPVFPISGVTSLDFEYLSFWGKFVDLVKHLTLPIFVFTITGLAGMSRFARTSMLEVLRQDYILTARAKGLPTRVVVFKHAMRNALMPVITILGLSVPTLIGGSIIVESVFSLPGLGQLFYQSVLARDYPLIMGNLVLVSVLTLAGNLLADIGYALADPRIRLGAGRS is encoded by the coding sequence GTGATTCTCCTCAAAAGACTGTTTTCCAAGCTTTTGTGGCTGACTACGGTTCTGCTGGGCATAACCATCTTAAGCTTCTGGATCATACATCTGGCACCCGGCTCACCAACGGATATGCAGACCACCCTCAGCCCTACAGCAGGGGCAGAAGCCAGAGAACGTCTTGAAAAAATATACGGACTTGATCAGCCCATACATATACAGTATATCAACTGGCTGCAAAGGATAGTCAAGCTTGATTTTGGACGTTCTTTAAGCGGTGACAGCCGTCCGGTCTGGGACAGGATTAAAGAACGTATCCCTCTCACGTTAAGTCTTAACATCATTTCTCTGATTCTAATACTTGGCATAAGCATCCCCATAGGCGTTTTTTCTGCTCTTTACCAGGGCGGATGGTTTGACCGGTGCATGACCATTTTTGTATTTATAGGCTTTGCCATGCCGAGTTTCTGGCTTGCCCTGCTGCTTATGATGGCTTTCGGTATCTACTGGCCTGTGTTCCCCATTTCAGGAGTAACATCACTGGATTTTGAATACCTAAGTTTCTGGGGCAAATTTGTGGACCTTGTAAAGCATCTTACCCTGCCAATATTTGTCTTTACCATAACGGGCCTGGCCGGCATGTCCAGATTTGCCAGAACTTCCATGCTGGAAGTGCTGCGCCAGGATTATATTCTGACTGCGCGGGCCAAGGGTCTGCCTACCAGGGTAGTGGTCTTCAAGCATGCCATGCGTAACGCCCTCATGCCGGTTATAACAATTTTGGGGCTTTCTGTGCCTACATTAATCGGTGGAAGTATTATTGTAGAATCTGTATTCTCATTGCCCGGGCTTGGACAATTGTTTTATCAGTCTGTGCTGGCCAGGGACTATCCTCTGATAATGGGCAACCTGGTCCTGGTATCAGTGCTGACCCTGGCAGGCAATCTTCTTGCTGACATAGGCTACGCTCTTGCTGATCCGCGCATCAGGCTCGGAGCGGGGAGGTCGTAA
- a CDS encoding ABC transporter permease, which yields MSSRFVLTLFSSKYILLTLGLTIVGGMSIIALLAPWIAPYDPTSINVDAILLPPSSSYLLGTDNLGRDILSRLIYGARVSLWVGFVAVGISIFIGVILGLVAGYFGKLVDELIMRFVDVMLCFPSFFLILAVIAFLEPSLTNIMVVIGLTSWMGVARLVRAETLTLREREFVQAARLSGAGTARILFRHILPNAMPPVLVSATLGVAAAILTESALSFLGLGVQPPTPSWGNILMEGKDVMGIAPWLSIFPGISILITVLGYNLLGESIRDLLDPRLKQS from the coding sequence GTGTCTTCCAGGTTTGTGCTGACCCTGTTTTCGTCCAAATATATCCTTTTGACCCTGGGTCTGACCATTGTGGGCGGAATGAGTATTATTGCCTTGCTGGCTCCCTGGATTGCGCCGTATGATCCCACATCCATCAATGTTGATGCCATCCTGCTTCCACCGTCATCTTCGTATCTTCTGGGAACGGACAATCTGGGTCGTGATATCCTTTCCAGGCTGATTTACGGGGCCAGGGTTTCATTGTGGGTCGGGTTTGTTGCTGTTGGCATTTCCATTTTTATCGGGGTGATTCTGGGGCTTGTTGCCGGCTATTTCGGGAAGCTGGTTGATGAGTTAATCATGCGCTTTGTAGATGTGATGCTCTGTTTTCCGTCATTTTTTCTGATTCTCGCAGTTATTGCTTTCCTTGAACCCAGCCTGACCAATATTATGGTTGTAATTGGTCTTACTTCGTGGATGGGAGTTGCCAGACTGGTGCGAGCGGAGACCCTTACCCTGCGCGAAAGAGAATTTGTGCAGGCCGCGAGGCTCAGTGGGGCAGGTACGGCCCGTATACTTTTCAGACATATTCTGCCTAATGCCATGCCGCCCGTACTTGTCTCGGCAACTCTCGGCGTGGCTGCAGCAATTCTGACCGAATCAGCCCTGAGTTTTCTGGGATTGGGCGTTCAGCCACCAACCCCAAGCTGGGGCAATATTCTTATGGAAGGCAAGGATGTGATGGGTATCGCTCCCTGGTTGTCCATCTTTCCCGGGATAAGCATTCTGATAACAGTTCTGGGGTACAATCTGCTTGGAGAAAGCATCAGGGACCTGCTTGACCCACGGTTAAAGCAAAGCTGA
- the lspA gene encoding signal peptidase II: MKLKHKIVFILAGVILIMDQITKVWIQNTIPLWESKTVIPGFFNLVHVLNKGAAFGFLADLEGNMQTYFFIGVTGLAVVLIFHLLRTVDRHDPYLFTALGLILGGALGNLIDRIRIGMVIDFLDIHIGGHHWPAFNVADMAISTGAILLLVSFYKKKRYASGSD; the protein is encoded by the coding sequence ATGAAACTAAAGCACAAAATTGTATTCATTTTAGCTGGTGTAATTCTGATCATGGATCAGATCACCAAGGTCTGGATTCAAAACACCATTCCGTTGTGGGAGTCCAAAACAGTTATTCCAGGATTCTTTAATCTGGTTCATGTGCTTAATAAGGGTGCTGCCTTTGGTTTTCTGGCAGACCTTGAGGGCAACATGCAGACCTATTTTTTCATCGGTGTTACAGGCCTGGCCGTCGTTTTGATTTTTCATCTGCTAAGGACAGTGGACCGTCATGATCCTTATTTGTTTACTGCCTTAGGTCTTATTCTGGGCGGGGCCCTGGGAAATCTTATTGATCGTATCAGAATTGGCATGGTCATTGATTTTCTGGATATTCATATAGGTGGTCATCACTGGCCAGCTTTCAATGTAGCTGACATGGCTATTTCAACAGGAGCCATTTTGCTGCTGGTTTCATTTTACAAGAAAAAGAGATATGCATCCGGTTCTGATTGA
- a CDS encoding prolipoprotein diacylglyceryl transferase, translated as MHPVLIEFGHFAFYSYGFFVSAAFLLGMAWTMREAEIRGLDHRLVLDAGFYVILGGILCSRLVFVAANFEMYSDDLLDILRLWKGGVVFMGGAVSSALMLIVFLHYKKQPVAKWLDAAAPGAALGIGVGWLGCLASGCAYGKPTDLFWSITYTHPDAVGPLFVAMHPVQAYQALAAFLCFIFLVLVRNKIAEPGRFAGLFLTIYVPLRMAMDLFRGDLQPELGIISINQVLGIAVFVTGVVLLKRSVSSS; from the coding sequence ATGCATCCGGTTCTGATTGAGTTTGGTCATTTTGCTTTTTATTCGTATGGTTTCTTTGTTTCAGCCGCGTTTTTGCTTGGCATGGCCTGGACCATGCGTGAAGCAGAAATAAGGGGCTTGGATCACCGTCTCGTACTTGACGCCGGGTTCTATGTTATCTTAGGCGGTATTCTGTGTTCCCGTCTTGTTTTTGTTGCTGCCAACTTTGAAATGTACAGTGATGATCTTCTGGATATCCTGAGGCTCTGGAAGGGTGGAGTTGTTTTTATGGGCGGGGCGGTGAGCAGCGCCTTGATGCTGATCGTGTTTTTGCACTATAAAAAGCAGCCAGTAGCCAAATGGCTGGATGCTGCTGCCCCTGGTGCCGCTCTGGGGATCGGTGTGGGCTGGCTTGGCTGTCTTGCATCAGGATGTGCTTATGGAAAACCAACTGACTTGTTCTGGAGCATAACTTATACTCATCCAGATGCTGTTGGACCACTTTTTGTGGCCATGCACCCGGTTCAGGCTTATCAGGCCCTTGCAGCTTTTCTGTGTTTTATTTTTCTGGTGCTGGTTCGAAACAAGATTGCAGAACCGGGCAGATTTGCCGGATTGTTTCTCACAATTTATGTGCCGCTCAGAATGGCCATGGACCTGTTTCGAGGTGATCTTCAGCCAGAACTTGGCATAATATCAATTAACCAGGTGCTGGGGATTGCAGTGTTTGTAACCGGGGTCGTACTGCTAAAAAGGTCTGTTTCCAGTTCATAA
- a CDS encoding PilZ domain-containing protein — MSVKDRNYSRVTTRIKAYARKTPFADTKPIFTGCFACDTDDQTSKNLYGSHIPRELVAFLKGMDEKLNMILSLLNQGSIQDDFPIAAEVIEISGAGLQFVSETSFEVDDNLEMALILSQFPLKVVGVVGRIHRMEKIKKIPVWVVEFTSVRDIEREKIVQFVFQEQREQIRGSKSEANR, encoded by the coding sequence ATGAGTGTAAAGGATAGAAATTACTCCCGGGTAACCACCAGAATTAAGGCTTATGCCAGAAAGACACCTTTTGCAGATACTAAGCCCATTTTTACGGGCTGTTTTGCATGTGATACAGATGATCAGACTTCCAAAAATCTATATGGTTCACACATACCGAGGGAATTGGTGGCATTTTTAAAAGGTATGGACGAAAAGCTTAATATGATTCTCAGTTTATTAAATCAGGGCAGCATTCAGGATGATTTTCCCATAGCTGCTGAAGTGATTGAGATCAGCGGAGCCGGGTTGCAGTTTGTTTCAGAGACTTCCTTTGAGGTGGATGATAACCTGGAAATGGCTTTAATTTTATCTCAATTTCCTTTAAAGGTTGTGGGGGTTGTAGGCAGGATCCATCGTATGGAAAAGATCAAAAAGATTCCTGTATGGGTTGTTGAGTTCACCAGTGTCAGGGATATTGAGCGGGAAAAAATTGTCCAGTTCGTATTTCAGGAACAAAGAGAACAGATTCGAGGCAGTAAAAGTGAAGCTAACAGATGA
- the ybgF gene encoding tol-pal system protein YbgF: MFKVKFLLSALSLVLLSACVTGQSDVDRLRQQIMAIERKHQQDNQEIIRQLEDYGAKIVALEEAMSEAGGSVQTTQANLWAEMESMRVQIATLTGTLDAMERQMLENRSQSQEAQRILGQLRVKTDDLDRSVQMMSSQLGVEVAERTPLPDAPDLETERVRVSDPADEGAARELYQRALDSFYDRDYDQAQALWEEFTDNFPGHALASNAFFWQGESFFQMQKYAQAVLAYQEVITNYPDSSKLSASMLKQGMSFMNLDREEPGRLVLNELINRFPDSAEARRARAFLSD, encoded by the coding sequence GTGTTTAAGGTTAAATTTTTGCTTTCAGCTTTATCCTTGGTATTGTTGAGTGCCTGTGTTACTGGTCAGTCTGATGTTGACAGACTTCGTCAGCAGATCATGGCAATTGAAAGAAAACATCAGCAGGATAATCAGGAAATTATTCGGCAGCTGGAAGATTACGGTGCAAAGATTGTAGCTCTCGAAGAAGCCATGTCTGAAGCTGGAGGATCAGTACAGACAACTCAGGCCAACTTATGGGCTGAGATGGAATCCATGAGGGTGCAGATTGCCACCTTGACAGGAACTCTGGATGCCATGGAAAGGCAGATGCTGGAAAACAGGTCGCAAAGCCAGGAAGCGCAGCGTATACTTGGTCAGCTCAGAGTTAAAACAGACGATCTGGATCGCTCAGTACAAATGATGTCCAGCCAGCTGGGCGTTGAAGTTGCTGAAAGAACACCTTTGCCGGATGCTCCTGATCTGGAGACTGAGCGGGTCCGTGTTTCCGACCCTGCTGACGAAGGGGCAGCCAGGGAACTCTATCAACGAGCACTGGATTCATTTTATGACCGCGACTATGATCAGGCTCAAGCCCTGTGGGAGGAGTTTACTGATAACTTTCCAGGTCATGCCCTTGCTTCCAACGCCTTTTTCTGGCAGGGTGAAAGTTTTTTCCAGATGCAGAAATATGCTCAGGCTGTCCTGGCTTATCAGGAGGTTATTACTAACTATCCCGACAGCAGCAAGTTGAGTGCAAGCATGCTCAAGCAGGGTATGTCATTTATGAATCTTGATCGTGAAGAACCCGGAAGGCTGGTTCTAAATGAGCTCATCAATCGTTTTCCTGACAGTGCAGAGGCTCGAAGAGCCAGAGCTTTTCTTTCAGATTGA
- a CDS encoding PLD nuclease N-terminal domain-containing protein translates to MYDVFFENPVLIVLVLLPILPNLWAILHVFKNDFETPQEKMIWIALAVFIPVLGGLAYLVFGRRRVIKSV, encoded by the coding sequence ATGTATGATGTTTTTTTTGAAAATCCAGTTCTGATAGTATTAGTTTTACTGCCAATTTTGCCAAATCTGTGGGCAATACTGCATGTTTTCAAAAATGATTTTGAAACACCCCAGGAAAAAATGATCTGGATTGCCCTGGCAGTTTTTATTCCTGTTCTCGGGGGACTGGCCTACCTTGTCTTTGGCAGAAGGAGAGTTATCAAAAGTGTTTAA
- a CDS encoding HAMP domain-containing histidine kinase, which yields MKLTDEKYMALADFYYMAGLGQMVNGLIHNLNNYVHIMDMQLSMLNAKAESSAAQPLGDFRERLAKSSNSAGKMVQYLQKSSRCSFFGQKDKAQLNIKDFLEWIIEFWENDLFFKHKILCQIKLEKSDINLLISPFYLTLCVDQGIRNAVEACQEQESQDKQTIIIDAAVDGHNLNIETTSFTVVADLDPWLAGSTSKEDHLGMGLPVCAFLAGRQNWKVDMHSSGNETKFKLVIPITAQQ from the coding sequence GTGAAGCTAACAGATGAAAAATACATGGCTTTGGCTGACTTCTATTACATGGCCGGGCTTGGTCAGATGGTTAACGGTCTGATTCATAATCTGAACAACTACGTTCACATCATGGATATGCAGCTATCCATGCTCAATGCTAAGGCTGAGAGTTCAGCAGCCCAGCCCTTGGGGGATTTTAGAGAAAGACTCGCCAAGTCATCTAACAGTGCCGGCAAGATGGTGCAGTATCTGCAAAAAAGCAGCAGATGCAGCTTTTTTGGTCAAAAGGATAAAGCACAGCTGAATATTAAAGATTTTTTAGAATGGATCATCGAATTCTGGGAAAATGATCTTTTTTTCAAACATAAAATTTTATGTCAGATCAAGCTCGAAAAGTCGGATATTAATCTTTTGATTTCACCTTTTTACTTGACTCTTTGTGTTGATCAGGGGATAAGAAACGCGGTAGAGGCCTGTCAGGAACAAGAGTCGCAGGACAAGCAAACCATCATCATTGATGCAGCAGTGGATGGTCATAACTTGAATATTGAAACTACTTCCTTTACTGTTGTTGCAGATCTTGACCCATGGTTGGCCGGCAGTACATCCAAAGAAGATCATCTTGGAATGGGTTTGCCTGTATGTGCGTTCTTAGCTGGAAGGCAGAACTGGAAAGTGGATATGCACTCTTCTGGTAATGAAACTAAATTTAAACTTGTAATTCCGATAACAGCTCAACAATAA
- a CDS encoding OmpA family protein, with translation MTKFLKGFVVVLLLTFITVWSSASFAQQTRTVIEPRAENFIFLIDNSGSMGFDYRDKGMKKSELARDVVLALNSEVPELDANFGVYSFAPYKEFRSVSGFNRQAIAGAVQSVPTEFDVFGRTTPMGQDLMKLDNYVSGLSNRVAVIVVTDGESNVGVEPKAVMRDMYSKYGNRLCFHFVSLAQKPSAGTVTSDEQAFIDQLAGLNACTVTADAGELVAKDFVRADFIQRVFYETREIVIAPEPKPEPKPEPVEEVIVFSNVTFDFDSAVIKPEYREILREAAEILKARPGQKVVVEGHTCNIGPADYNMGLSQRRSQAVADFLVEQGVDRNRLETKGYGLTRPQFDNNTREGRSLNRRVEMKLQ, from the coding sequence ATGACAAAATTTTTAAAAGGGTTTGTAGTAGTTTTGTTGCTGACATTTATAACTGTCTGGAGTTCAGCAAGCTTTGCTCAGCAGACCAGGACCGTGATTGAGCCGAGGGCGGAAAATTTTATCTTTTTGATTGATAATTCAGGTTCAATGGGATTTGATTATCGTGACAAAGGCATGAAAAAATCCGAGCTGGCCAGGGACGTAGTTCTTGCTCTTAACAGTGAGGTGCCTGAACTTGATGCTAACTTTGGCGTGTATTCGTTTGCGCCTTACAAAGAATTCAGATCTGTGTCCGGGTTCAACCGTCAGGCTATAGCTGGTGCTGTACAGTCCGTACCAACCGAATTTGATGTTTTTGGCCGCACCACTCCCATGGGACAGGATCTTATGAAGCTTGACAATTATGTTTCAGGCTTGAGTAATCGCGTTGCTGTCATTGTAGTTACAGATGGCGAATCCAATGTCGGAGTAGAGCCAAAGGCTGTAATGCGCGATATGTACAGCAAGTATGGCAACAGGCTGTGCTTTCACTTTGTAAGCCTTGCCCAGAAGCCTTCTGCCGGTACAGTTACATCTGATGAGCAGGCCTTTATTGACCAGCTTGCCGGCCTTAATGCCTGCACAGTGACCGCAGATGCCGGTGAGCTAGTTGCCAAGGATTTTGTAAGAGCAGACTTTATTCAGAGAGTTTTTTACGAAACCCGCGAAATCGTAATTGCACCTGAACCAAAACCTGAACCCAAGCCTGAGCCTGTTGAAGAAGTCATTGTTTTCAGCAATGTCACCTTTGACTTTGACAGCGCTGTGATTAAGCCAGAATACAGGGAGATTCTCAGGGAAGCTGCCGAAATACTCAAAGCTCGTCCTGGGCAAAAGGTCGTGGTAGAAGGCCATACCTGCAACATTGGACCCGCAGATTACAATATGGGACTGTCCCAGAGAAGGTCCCAGGCTGTTGCTGATTTTCTGGTAGAGCAGGGAGTTGACAGGAATCGTCTGGAAACCAAGGGTTATGGATTAACAAGGCCTCAATTTGACAACAACACCAGGGAGGGCAGATCCCTCAACCGTCGTGTTGAAATGAAACTGCAATAA
- a CDS encoding NIL domain-containing protein, with amino-acid sequence MDSSKKQYSKIISLHFASDVVRRPMMYNLAKHFDLTFNILKARISPREEGHMILELSGKEDDYKKGISYLQEHGISIQDVARSISRDDESCTHCGMCTALCLARALCIEQETRTILFDANKCNACGMCTRICPVGAMHTEANGDF; translated from the coding sequence ATGGATTCTTCAAAAAAACAGTACTCAAAAATAATTTCTCTGCATTTTGCATCAGATGTTGTGCGCAGGCCCATGATGTACAATCTGGCCAAACACTTTGATCTGACTTTTAATATTCTTAAAGCCAGGATCAGTCCTCGAGAGGAAGGTCACATGATTCTGGAGCTATCAGGCAAAGAGGATGATTACAAGAAAGGCATTTCTTACCTGCAGGAGCATGGAATAAGTATTCAGGACGTGGCCCGCTCCATCAGTCGGGATGATGAATCCTGCACTCACTGCGGCATGTGTACGGCCCTTTGTCTTGCCAGGGCCCTCTGCATAGAGCAGGAAACGAGAACAATACTTTTTGACGCCAACAAGTGCAATGCATGCGGCATGTGTACCAGAATATGTCCTGTGGGTGCCATGCATACTGAAGCCAATGGAGACTTTTAG
- a CDS encoding NAD(P)H-dependent glycerol-3-phosphate dehydrogenase, which yields MSKIAVLGAGSWGTTLANMLCTKGLKVSMWAREKELVQEIKKKGENTWYLPGYSLESRLEVSHEPDEVLHGVDYCLVVIPCQFMRKVLEDFKDLFLDNPVIICASKGIELTTLKPQSSVISEALRGKNPRYSVVSGPSFADEVSRKLPTAVSLGCEDQELGARLQEILSTDFFRVYFNADYRGVELGGALKNIMAIAAGIADGLEFGHDARAALITRGLVEMSRFGVALGGKEKTFMGLSGMGDLVLTCTGDLSRNRQVGLELGRGKTLDDILKVRKTVAEGVKTTESVYRLSKDLHVEMPITEQVYNVLFEQKDPRSAVEELMTRALKVEQ from the coding sequence ATGAGTAAAATTGCTGTGCTCGGTGCTGGCAGTTGGGGAACCACTCTGGCCAATATGCTTTGCACCAAAGGGCTTAAAGTGTCCATGTGGGCCCGGGAAAAAGAGCTTGTCCAGGAAATAAAGAAAAAAGGTGAAAATACCTGGTATCTTCCTGGATACAGCCTTGAATCTCGGCTTGAAGTCAGCCATGAGCCTGATGAGGTTTTACATGGAGTTGACTATTGTCTGGTGGTTATTCCATGTCAGTTCATGCGTAAAGTCTTAGAGGATTTTAAAGATCTTTTTTTAGACAATCCAGTAATAATCTGTGCCAGTAAAGGGATAGAGCTGACAACGCTAAAGCCTCAGTCCAGTGTTATCAGTGAGGCGCTAAGGGGTAAGAACCCCCGATATTCTGTCGTTTCCGGACCCTCCTTTGCCGATGAGGTAAGCAGAAAGCTGCCTACCGCAGTCAGTCTGGGCTGTGAAGACCAGGAACTGGGGGCCAGGCTTCAGGAAATTTTATCCACTGATTTTTTTCGTGTTTATTTTAATGCTGATTACCGAGGTGTTGAACTTGGAGGAGCACTGAAAAATATCATGGCCATTGCAGCCGGGATAGCGGACGGCCTGGAATTCGGGCATGATGCCAGGGCTGCATTGATTACCAGAGGACTGGTGGAGATGAGTCGTTTTGGCGTTGCTTTGGGAGGAAAGGAAAAAACTTTTATGGGTTTGTCAGGCATGGGTGACCTGGTTCTGACCTGTACAGGGGATCTGAGCAGAAACAGGCAGGTGGGCTTAGAACTTGGACGGGGAAAGACGCTTGATGATATTCTCAAGGTGCGTAAAACAGTGGCTGAAGGAGTGAAGACCACTGAGTCTGTATACCGTCTGAGCAAAGACTTGCATGTGGAAATGCCCATTACTGAGCAGGTTTATAATGTACTTTTTGAACAGAAAGATCCCAGGTCAGCAGTGGAAGAACTTATGACCAGGGCTCTAAAAGTTGAGCAATAA
- a CDS encoding glycosyltransferase, translating into MKIIAIHLALANELRAMGHDVLELKPPPGICLLDRHPEVKVFEPQCIIQQETLGPRIVLDGLENFSCHKVYWSIDTHLNFFWHKVYARNFDLVLTTQKSWVQKFISNSGKEAGWLPWFGRPRPWYPWSQKDIEMAFVGRITEHRQTRFWMAEFLKKNYQARVEENLSFSEMLDLYARTKYVPNESIAGEINFRLFEAASCGSLVLSQKLMEDVAELYIPEKEVVLFEHVLELQDKLNFYRCNPTLAKKIAFKGWNRTNACHLPSNRAADLLKMIAEIRRSGSSRDERKNLYLSIFELWDSSRFYLGKEKINEMIFSIPLDEEVLTAIIRLHSNSAAKLLDLIIPVLQQRQYDHDLMVNQTCSGAALHAGHFPLAVQFWKRHCLRVKVPYREPESPLQLKLIWANELARQGYRFRQGFLYDIKRHLPQAAMEWLVEAAREAPGDKEILLKIKRIVQGQVGLESTVLKILSYESLHDRRNWRWNLELAMYHLRSFRLHQGLEELILGLDNARKSGEDEIFKDMLAARDGKGYLRRCLDWGTTGN; encoded by the coding sequence ATGAAAATTATTGCGATACACCTGGCTCTGGCCAATGAATTGCGCGCAATGGGCCATGATGTGCTTGAGTTGAAGCCACCTCCGGGAATATGCCTGCTTGATCGACATCCAGAAGTAAAAGTCTTTGAACCACAATGTATAATACAGCAGGAAACACTGGGTCCCCGGATTGTGCTTGATGGTCTTGAAAATTTTTCCTGCCATAAAGTTTACTGGTCCATAGACACCCATCTTAATTTTTTCTGGCACAAAGTTTACGCGCGTAATTTTGACCTGGTTCTGACTACTCAAAAATCCTGGGTACAGAAATTTATTAGTAACAGTGGCAAGGAAGCAGGCTGGCTGCCCTGGTTTGGAAGGCCCAGGCCGTGGTATCCATGGTCTCAAAAAGATATTGAAATGGCTTTTGTGGGGCGCATAACCGAGCATAGACAGACCAGATTCTGGATGGCTGAATTTTTGAAAAAAAATTATCAGGCCAGAGTGGAAGAGAATCTCAGTTTTTCTGAGATGCTGGATTTGTATGCCAGAACAAAATATGTCCCCAACGAGTCCATTGCCGGGGAAATCAACTTCAGGCTTTTTGAAGCTGCTTCATGCGGGTCCCTGGTTCTTAGTCAAAAACTGATGGAGGATGTTGCTGAGCTCTATATTCCTGAAAAAGAAGTGGTTTTATTTGAGCACGTTCTTGAACTTCAGGACAAGTTAAATTTCTACAGATGCAACCCAACTCTTGCCAAAAAGATTGCGTTCAAAGGTTGGAACAGGACAAATGCCTGCCATTTACCGAGTAACCGAGCAGCAGATCTGTTAAAAATGATAGCTGAAATTAGACGCTCAGGCAGTTCCAGAGATGAAAGAAAAAATCTTTACCTGAGTATTTTTGAGCTATGGGACAGTTCAAGGTTTTATCTTGGCAAAGAAAAGATCAATGAAATGATTTTTTCCATCCCTTTGGATGAGGAAGTATTGACTGCCATCATCAGGCTGCACAGCAACAGTGCTGCAAAGCTTCTGGATCTGATCATACCTGTTTTACAGCAAAGACAATATGATCATGATCTTATGGTCAATCAGACCTGCTCGGGTGCTGCTCTGCATGCAGGGCATTTTCCTCTGGCTGTGCAATTCTGGAAACGTCACTGTTTGAGGGTGAAGGTACCATATAGAGAGCCAGAATCGCCTTTGCAACTCAAGCTGATTTGGGCTAACGAACTTGCAAGGCAGGGATACAGATTCAGACAGGGCTTTTTATATGATATCAAAAGGCATTTGCCGCAAGCAGCCATGGAGTGGCTTGTAGAGGCTGCGAGGGAGGCTCCGGGGGATAAGGAAATTCTGCTGAAAATCAAAAGAATTGTGCAAGGCCAGGTAGGGCTTGAGTCAACGGTACTTAAGATTTTGTCATACGAAAGCCTTCATGACAGGCGCAACTGGCGCTGGAACCTTGAATTAGCCATGTATCACCTGCGAAGTTTCCGGCTGCATCAAGGGCTGGAGGAGCTCATTCTGGGGCTGGACAATGCCCGTAAAAGTGGTGAAGATGAAATTTTTAAAGATATGCTGGCTGCCAGGGATGGCAAGGGTTATCTTCGCAGGTGTTTAGACTGGGGAACAACAGGAAACTGA